In a single window of the Necator americanus strain Aroian chromosome X, whole genome shotgun sequence genome:
- a CDS encoding hypothetical protein (NECATOR_CHRX.G21829.T2) translates to MSIVYLNEVLRILEGSKPLQKTAVGVAKQTGCAAAGTAAGGLLMGPLGALIGGVVGALYGYQNSTDYDNVITSIRSMNDREKRLVSTQIQRLVGSASIEEFMRYIATEAHRELLIDVQLLSEPGEVRFFTEMEDVGLRKGAPPNDHVHLPSDDEEASGHGC, encoded by the exons ATGTCTATTGTGTACTTAAATGAAGTGCTCAGAATTTTAGAGGGTTCAAAA cctCTTCAAAAAACAGCTGTTGGAGTTGCTAAGCAAACTGGATGTGCTGCAGCAGGTACGGCTGCTGGAGGACTTCTGATGGGTCCACTTGGAGCGTTGATCGGAGGCGTTGTTGGAGCTTTGTACGGATATCAGAACAGTACTGATTATGac aaTGTCATTACCTCAATTCGTTCAATGAACGACAGAGAGAAGAGACTTGTTAGTACACAG ATCCAACGCCTCGTAGGATCTGCATCTATTGAGGAGTTTATGCGATACATAGCGACAGAAGCTCATCGGGAGCTTTTAATCG ATGTTCAGCTCCTGTCGGAACCGGGcgaagtacgattcttcaccgaGATGGAGGATGTCGGACTTCGAAAGGGAGCACCTCCCAATGACCATGTACACCTTCCCTCAGATGATGAGGAGGccagtggacatggctgttgA
- a CDS encoding hypothetical protein (NECATOR_CHRX.G21829.T1), whose protein sequence is MSIVYLNEVLRILEGSKPLQKTAVGVAKQTGCAAAGTAAGGLLMGPLGALIGGVVGALYGYQNSTDYDNVITSIRSMNDREKRLVSTQIQRLVGSASIEEFMRYIATEAHRELLIGILSDFIREKMPSYL, encoded by the exons ATGTCTATTGTGTACTTAAATGAAGTGCTCAGAATTTTAGAGGGTTCAAAA cctCTTCAAAAAACAGCTGTTGGAGTTGCTAAGCAAACTGGATGTGCTGCAGCAGGTACGGCTGCTGGAGGACTTCTGATGGGTCCACTTGGAGCGTTGATCGGAGGCGTTGTTGGAGCTTTGTACGGATATCAGAACAGTACTGATTATGac aaTGTCATTACCTCAATTCGTTCAATGAACGACAGAGAGAAGAGACTTGTTAGTACACAG ATCCAACGCCTCGTAGGATCTGCATCTATTGAGGAGTTTATGCGATACATAGCGACAGAAGCTCATCGGGAGCTTTTAATCGGTATACTATCAGATTTTATACGCGAAAAAATGCCATCATATTTGTAA